The Ooceraea biroi isolate clonal line C1 chromosome 7, Obir_v5.4, whole genome shotgun sequence genomic sequence TTAGTATTGCAACTTCaagaataaataacacaaatttattttttaaatatctaataaagaaaCTTTTCATTCAATATCTCATCAGTAAGTAATTTATTGTGATTATTATTCGCGGTTATCAGCACATCAACTGAGATTCTTTGATAAAGTCGAGATACTTGTAAACGTTAATGAATACGTCAGATATGCCTAAAGCGCAAGGAAAGACCCAAGAGACGACACCGACGACTTCACCATCGACAACAAGTGGGCCACCGCTGTCACCCTAAAACACGtagaaagtatttttaattggTAGTTTTTGGCAATAACACATAAGAACACACTTATATTCTGTTACttaataatctaattaattcatatttcatgCTGATAATTGATTCAATTAACccgttttttaataaacgcatatataatatgcacGAGATAAAATAAGGAGGTACTCACTTGACAGGCACCTTTTCCAACCTTCTCCAGTGTGCAGATGTGATTTTCGTTGGTGCGCGGATTCTTGTGACCACGCAGACAGCGCTCCAGACTCAAAACGTTCACGCTAAGCCATCTAAGCATCACCGCCGTGGATCCACTTACTTTGGTTTTTCCCCAACCGCTCACAATACCACGCTTATCGCCGTTAACGTGGTCTTTGCTCGCTAAAGGAATCGGAGCTTGGACGTTGTTTATTTTAAGCGGCTTCTCCAACTACATAAAACGAGCATTTGCAAAATGTAGTGAACGAAGATAAGAATGATCGTGCAACattcttttatacatataacatttcCCTTCTTGTATGTGCTTAATGAACTTGATAAACTTACGGTGATGATTGCGATATCATTTTTCCAGCCGTCTTTTTCCTCCCCAGTGTAATTTGGATGTTTCCGAATGCATTTGATCTTGTGTGTTTCGCCACCCGATTTCAGATTGTTGGTCCCGCTCACTACAACCTGTAAATCCAGTACAAATgattataaatagaaataataattcttaataaacTGTAATATAAATGTGTGTAATATTTGATTAATGATAAGGATATTCTttaaactctctctctctctttctcttgcataAAATTagtacaaaattattacataccATATCATCTGTATAGAAACTGTCATCTACACAATGAGCAGCGGTGAGGATGTGTCTAGTACTAATAATGGTTCCACCGCAAATGTGATCGTCATGAGATTGAAGAGAGacttgatatttaaattgagCGAACGTAGCTATATCACCGCCAACAATCGCCTCAGGCTCATCGCAATAAGCCTCTATAATTGTAAAAaccaatattatttattatttcatccgaaaatattttatttcgtgatATAATcaacacatacatacatacacacattatGCTACTAATGtagtagaaaaatatatttaacaaatacaatattgtctactaaaaaaatgtatataaaaatcaattttgtcttcagtataattttattgagatTGATCTCTATTATtgcttattttttacatttataaatttttacacatATTATTTAAGTTCCTTGTTATTTTTTGCTTACTTACGTTTTGCGATAATGCTGATAACAagcaaaattaactttatcATCCtcgtaatttgaaaattacgGATCGAATTACGCACTGGATAGAGGATGCCACTCACGGTttcttctttatatataattttgtatgtcCGGCCTTGTATAACAGCTGGCTTTGCTTGTAATACATTAAGCTGCTAGTATATAACACATTTTGCTCATTCAATTGTTAACACATCTGTAGAATTTTCATTTAGCACTCAAAACAAATACCTGTGAAAAGAACAAATATaaagtgattaattaatatcaattttcttgGGATGAATTCTGTATAATtgttttaggaaaataaagaGAAGTGAAGGTAGAAACTTTAAACCAGTGTGCTCTTCGCAAAAACACGTGTTTATTCTATTAAAATCTATTCTATTAATATCAGTTGTATAGTAAAACAGGATATCAATATGTTATCTGATTTCACAAATACGTTACTTTTCGCACAGTCTCGAATTCGTAGCAGAAAACGTTGATATGCTTTCATAACAATCCATTGTTGACGTCTAAAAATTggatcaaataaattaaattgatattcgatttttaattttatatttcacatataaaatgaaataacaatacccgttattattacttaaaatcgttaacaattgatttATTTCCCGTTTATcgtaaaaaacatttctacttttgcaaaattttgtagaaagtgataattaaatacattcattatttaaattgtgcGTACAGAATGAATTTCAATGATTgactaataaatattgttaaaagtCGATCAAATCGAATAGTTTGTCCATGTGACATACAAATCGAAGTGCAGATTGTCTCAACGAAACACATCCCGAATGCAAATTTAAGCAAACTCCAATGCAAATTTGTCGAAGCTGTATACCATTAAAATGtgcatatatttcaattaaattagcaCCGACAGGGTGAGTGATTGATCAATTTATAATCGCCGAATTGTTTCCTGCACACTGAGTTATTACGCAAAGAGCAACACGTGTCTTAATTGAATACACATGTGTCAAGAATATCacgtttttttaatatgcatAAACATAAAACGCGTAAAAGTTTTGATTAAGGTTTTTCATCGAATATTGtgtcataaatatttgtagctacatttaattaacttgaaatatgcaaataatCTGCATATCgacaaatatttatgaatatcaaaataataatacaaaatcttGATGAGAAATATTGTATGGCGAGCGAAGGAATATTCTAGTTGTCTTAAGCGTGATGAAATTTTGAAGGATAAAGTAGATGTGATTAAACATATCACGATATTCgggataatgaaataaatacatgaactcgtaaaatatttcttcggcGCAGCTGGATCTGACTGCTGCGCTCGACTGccaatatctttatattatcgCGTCCTAATTTGATGGGATCGATATCTGGTTTAATTGCGTGGTATAGAATTGCGCACCACACTGCTTTGGAATCGCAAATTTACGCAATGCTCATTAAGCAACACCTTATCGATTCTTTGAACGTACACACAGAGTTTTTTAAACTTTAGGTCACAAATAGTATTTGCaatgatataaaatgtaaagaaaatgtagtttaatcaaactttctaattttcttttaattagtccaaacaaaaattgtattttatattctgtttGCTTTTGTAACTTAttgtgatatatatttaattcatattgAATATGTATGCTGATCTAACAAGAAAACTATGCATTATAACCactatgtaaattatattataaaagctTTTGTCTTTACTATTTTTGCTTTGTGTAAAATGGCATATGGAAAAGTTTAAGTTTATTTAACCTCtggaattttataaatgtactcTGTAGGTCGACAATGTAAAGTTGGTATGAAAAAACCACATAGTCTAAAAAAATCCGTCATTATTCCGttaattttaagtaatttaatttgctgCAGTACTCTAAGTTCTCgattatgtacataatattttaaaataatgataagatGACATTgtaagaaagtttaatatCACGTAGACTGTAAGAGTTTAAATCCATTAAAACCGgtaattcttaataaaataaaattattactcgGTAACTATCTCAGtgtatatttatctttctttatgacatttatatactctacattaaataaaagctTGAAGATTCCTAAAGTCTCGTATCGTAGGAAAAATCACATTTTATTGCTGTTGCCTGTGAAAGCTCGCATTTTCTGTATCCCTCCCGATAAACTTGACGTTCGTAAACATTTTAACTGGCTCAGCTTTTCGTGGCAATTTGCGTGAAAAGGTACGCTAAAAGCGAGCTTGAACGCACTATTGGGAAGGTACATTCGTTTTGCCGTTTGTTTATTCGAAGCAACAAAGTTGAATTGCCCGTTAACAAAGCAAGATCGCAAACACTTTTTACGGAAAAAcaatctctttttttgtttGAGTCACGCGCAGGGGGCGGATCTGCGAAAATTAGCCGCCGTTTGTCTATCCGGCTATCGAGACCTCTCGACAACGTGCGTGTGTTCATCCACAAAAAACGAAGCGAATTTTGGgagaaaagagggagagagagagagagaaattggatatatgtataaaatgtgcTCAAAAAATCAGTTGCATTAAAACAAGCGTAAAAGGAGTAGGATGCAGCCTGTAAAGCTATCATATAAAATTCCACTATTGTTTCACCATGTCGAGACATGATCAGTTTAACGTATTCCATTCTGGAATGCCGTATTATTACGCGCTTTAGTATGATATTGTGAATTTCGCACCAGCGCTCGCAGGATTTCACCGTATTGATATGTTTTGCGGTTTCAATAGTGTTTCATGCGATCCAATTAATATGTGCGCGGCGATACGAGCAATGAATACAATATCTTcctgtaattttaatacaatcaATATTCTCATTATCTTGACGTTTTAGTACTTTTTGTTTGAGCCATTGTTTTTCAGAAAAACAATAATTGTGCGTGTTTTtctgtatataaatacaaatttgctTCTCCAGAATTGTTATCAACAAAAAGTTTGCTTTTATAAGCTTTATGTTTCATATTTACATTGCTTATTActgctatttattattaattattcactgAAAAGTTAACTGTTTCTTAGTGAAATcagaaaatgattttatatattttatatacgttattgtttatatttatattgcctTGAACACGTATCAAGAGGTATCAACGTATCAAGGCTTACAAGCAGTCTCATGTCTTGAATGCGCGAACGATTCAATAATCGCACTTCGAATATAGTTCAATTGAGATTGAGTTTACGTGATAGGGCGAAATAGCGGCACGGAATAGTTGACTGTGTGTAACCTAAAGAGTCACGTATTGAATCGCGTGGAATAGGACTCAAGGCTACGTCCCTCAAGATTAGATTCATCCGTGTTCTTGGACTGTATCACGGTTGCAAATATGACGTCACGAATATCAAATTGACTCTCAAGATCCCGTCCGTGTACGGAATTATATCACGTCTCAAAACTAGTTTCAGTTAAATCCGTGAGCAGAGCTGCTACGGTAAATGCGGGCTGTGGATAATTATGGCTGCGACATAAATCACGATCAgagacattaaattattatatccgaAAATagcaattcaatatttttcagagtatttaataaaaacaatcgGGTGAAGTGCCGCATAGAGAGCAATCACGATCGAGCTGATCTTTAATTTGAGCGCAGGTGAAAGACGGGAAAGTGGAAGATACGTGAAATTTATGGTCGGCGGACGATGCCCGCTAACGAATGTGTCCCAGAGGGGCAGAACGGGTGGACAATGCAGTTTTCCAATTTTCGTCCCCCCACCCTGGCGGGCATTCGAGTCCCTGTTCGACCTGGCCAGCTAGTTTCCCGCGTGTGCTTCCACCCTTTATCATCCGCTACTCGAACAATCATAAAGCATGTTGATTCACGGTTCGTCGTAAATTTagtgttattttattcttgcTTTAGCGTCGCTTAAGCGGCATTTTTAACGATCACCCACGCGCAGCAAGCGCTCAAATTGCATCGTGCTTTGTTAGACACGAGATCGTTGCAACACGTTGATGCCTTTTAATTACCTGTCTCGTAATCAGTAACTTCCTTCGATAtgcatttcttaatttaattacgtaatGCAATTTAGAATTTGTTGCTTGCAAAATCAGTTTAACTATATGTAAGGatgtttaaatttaatgacACAACGACATGCGCCTTGTGTGGCGAATGTCATGTATGATGATATATGGCATGATCCGATGAAACTGACATTGCATTCTGCTCATTGCAATTTCTTCAGGAAATTCCGCAGTTAGATTCTTGCGAAGAAAGAATTGTGCATCgttctgtgtgtgtgtgtgtgtgtgtgtgtgtgtgtgtgtgtgtgtgtgtgtgtgtgtgtgtgtgtgtaaaatatcagaaatttcAAGAAACACGCAAATGTGTGCTGTAATTTGAATCCGGATATACGTCAGACGTTACGTTGACGCAGTCGGCCGAGTTTTACAGCTCACATCACCCTTACTGCGGAGTGACAGTTATATACGATTACGCTGAGAGAAAAGCTGAACCAGTATCCGTTCCGGCACCAGTTCAGCAAGTGAGAGGGATGGTTGAGACAGAACGACAGGAGTCTCGTCCAGGAAGAGTTACTACCACTGTTACCGATGCTCTTGTCCgaacttgaaaaataattcagcAGAAAGTAATGTCCCCTGAATATAAAATGCGCATAGATCGTCCCAATTTCAAAACAGGTATCAAGTCTGACGGCGAGCAACCGGTCAACATgttttaatttgcaaatttgACACACCCAACAAAAACATCAAGCaggaattaaattttaaaacattttcgagAAATTACAGGAGTACGAAACATTATACATATTCCATGCGTGCTTTtagtgtataatatttttatattacttcaactttatttactattttatgaatttttaaaataaagtttttacaactatttttaaatgcaggttatataatagtatctatatacatgtttattaattattagattcGCAATgcagcaaaaataaaattcagtaGTAGAGGACGTGCTGAGATATGTTGCGTTCAGTAGTAAAGCTATAGCATAGCTACGGCATGAAGTTCAGTAGTAAATGGCGCATTTCCTCTTTACATCTATAGGCACCGTTCGATCACAAAATTGTCAGATATCAGTTTGAACATAACTAACTTGCTTTCCAAGTCCTAGaacaaatattcaaaaataaatgaattttgtCGTATCTAAATTGAATCGTTTAGAAACTGTAAAGTGACATACATCGAATTTCGATCACGAGTACTTCATAATACTGTTACTTGTGTCCGTTGCGTATAGAGAGACAACGCAACGGTATGTTGCATCAAGCGTTAAAAAAGCATGAGCGTTAATGCATGCATCTCGTTTCTTCAGCCGTTCTTTTCTACGTGCAATTCACCTTGTGAATTTGTgatcaaatatataatccTACCTGTCACCATGTGACTTTTTGCTCACTTTATTTGTAATTCATAATGCATCAAAGCGCTACCGTTGCGAGGGAGGGCTAACGACGTAATACCGGTAGTGGAATTGCGAGTTTAGGGAGAATTATGTCTTCAGAATTTCCGATATGTGACAAGAGAAATTGCTATCCGTTTCCTAGCACACGTTCCCGCATTTGACAAATTCGACTATGTGatatgattttctttttacatattgGAATAAAcatgaacaaataaaaaaaacatggtcttatttgatatttataagaGGGACTGACGCATAATTCAATAGCGATTATATCATCTGAATTTATCTCATACGGCAACATATAGACTGAATACACATTGATTGTATCTACATACGTTATCTACATTAATACTACatctacataattatataatctacataaatcttataaaataaaatctcgtaTTAAAGGTAGTTTTGCATTAACAATAAGACAAATACGTACCTGATCTTTCCacaatttacatatatgtatgtgacgagaaaattgttttgaatatttgtagatatcgataattaacaaaattaatgtaatgtacATACTTTTTTTTACGCAGATACTTTGTTGCATTTTATGAAATTCATGACGTATTCTTTGCGTCTCTTCGACCAAAAGGATGTAGCGCGATATACGATATCAAATTACCTCCGTATCCTTTGGCGCTACGTGGCCGCTTTAATCCCATTGACTTTAAGAGCTGCGCTCAAAGAAACGTCATGAATTGCGAGGACGTAACGAAAAGAACATTCCAGAACATTGGGATCAAATGGAGTAAGGCcatttaatgaattatttgtgAACGAGACTTAATTTACCGGGCAGTACAAGAGAAGTTTTGTGCCAGGacattctatttttatttccaccaccatttgcattaaattcctacaaaatatttgtcatCCTCGTATATACATAGTTGAGGTGAATCTaatggatattttatattttttgtacttttacgtgtttaattaacaaaagaaagtTTTTAAGCATGATTGAAGAGAAACGTTTATACAATTATCAATGcagaatttattttgtgcATAGATCCGCTTTcgctataataatatatatggtaaaaaaatatacatgtataaattatatatgaaaacCTCGGATATGTGGCCACTCTTAGCCTTCTTTGTCAGAAAGATcataatttatacatgtacgATTATACTTTAGAATCTttactatataatttatgctcttaaattttatcttttcctGTCTTATAATCTATAGAAAGCAAATTAACgttaacttttatattttccacgCATTCACATATAATCTCATCACGCAaccattttcatttttatttcattcagaGTCCTTTGATCGCATAAgaaagtatattattttattgctaaTCTAACTATCGAACGAggtttattaaacttttactACGATTCAATACaatctttataattacatttaagatGCTTTTAAGATGCTTTGATATTAGATCAGGTTTGATAACTTTATTTTCGGTGTATATTTGTAACTATTATGGACCAAGTAGCTTTTATcgcaattattttctaaactgCATAATCCCTGCATTGTGAGTTTAACTACCTTCGTATCGTGCTTGGCATATCGTTTCATAAATATGCTCTACTAGACTCTAGACGTCAATATACGACCCAAAATTGGCTCGGTCGCATTTTAGGTACATTTTCGTGTGGCAAGAAATAAGTGTGAAATATTGTTGGGGGAGCGCTAGAGCAAGAAAGTTTGTCTGTTGCGCGCGAGTATTAGAAGCCACGAAAACGGAAGCAGAAGTCCGGGCCAGTGCCTGACGTCACTTCCGGAGGAGACGTATCCGGCGTCACGTTGCATGGCTTCCGTGCGTTCCCCTGTAACAGAATGGCAAAAAAGGAGAATCAAGTGTCAGTACTAGAGCTCGTCAGCCGTCCTTGTATCGCGCTCGTGATCGTTAACGTATGAATATTTACGAGTGCGGTATTAAATTAACGGTGGTTTTACGCGATATCATCTAATGAGTGTCATGTCGGCAGAAACATCTCGCACGAGCAGACGTTGAAAAATTGCCGTATTAGGATATTGAATCTGGATATCGCACGCCGGAAATCTTGATGCTTTTTGAGAATAATGACACTGCCCACACTCGTAAATCAACGTCACTCCGAGATTACGGGATTATAGGTTTTCTCGTGTTACAAGGGATCCATTAATTATTGCGTTGTTTGAGGGATGTCGATACGCGCGTTTCTGCGTTATTCCTTCATTCTTCCGTGTTTGAAGTTAACGCGAAGGTTCGATCTGACAGTGACGCGATTTGCATTGCAGATGCTAACAATATGAGGTGCTTGAAAAACAGCACTCGTAAATTGGCAAAGTTATATGATGTTAGAATAGAGTCGAACAAAGAGTACGTTAATTGCTATATTGAATCGCAAGAAAGGTAACGTGTCTATGCtacataaatattgaaataaattcaacAGCGTTCTTGGAATCTTTCACCAAATAGATTATACATGACAGTTTTACCTTAAAGCCACTTACACAGGGCCTGATATCTGCATTTGCATGCTGtctcaaaaatatttctagcTTTCAAACTTTTCTCGTACATTGTTCAATATAAATGACACACTCCCGTTGCTAAAGAACGTGTGCTTTGCATACATGGCACCAAGCACATGTAAACGTATTCAGTTATGTTTGCATGGGGACATAGTAGGTTTTGCCAGCATTGAATCCTCGATATTTCCAGCAAGGCGCCAACAGCAATGACCGCACGTCGCAGAGAATCTAAAAGCGtcgtaaatatttcaatcgGGGTTACCATCGCGCGCATAAATTACTCCAGCGCAGTGTTGGCAAAGCACTGGgaataaaggaaaatatttcgcgCTTTGATCTCACAAAATTCATTTTGCGTTCTCCATTTACGCGTCGAAATGTCTCGAGATACTCGATCGCACCTCTACCTGGGTGTAGAAAGCAGTTAAAGCCTTAATGACGAAGAAACCTTAACTTTGACCGCTGTAGCCCTTTGAAGCTTAGATTCCAATCGCGCCTCCATCTTTACGGCTCTCTACAACTGTTAACGAGAACGAAAGCTCAACTTTTCAGAGGCATCGGTAACAGGTACTTTATTTCCTGAAATTACGCTTTTAACGACTTCCTCTCTGATTACGCAGCGGTGATCTTTTAACGGCAGGAATACGTCCATTTTGTGACGCGCGGACGGCCTTTGGGTAAACTACTCTGCTTTCCGTAGAGAGGCACTATTAATGGCTCTTGTTATAATAGAAGATCATCCTTTGtgagaaaaataatgaagTTTATTCAGATTATATTCAGATTAAGCACAGGTCAAAGAATTGTTTCGAAAAAGTAATTACGTAATCACGTATCATAATATGATTGCTAATTTGTTGCTAGTCAGATACGGATACAGTAGTAATGGATCGCACTAGGCAGCCACGGACTGGCACAATGCTTCAATCTCGACATATTCCGCGCGTACTCAGCAGAACAAAGTATCGATATGATTAGTCATACAGCAGGAGTACTCTGTCATCAATATTCCTCCAACGTCTAGGTACACGCACGTTCGCCTAATAActtctaattaattactaaattctgaaatttctaattaatatcTCATACGTATTACGAGATGTGAATTCAGTTCTGAATTGAATGTGCATCAATACTACTTGAATACAAATTCTTGTTGACCaaacttttctattattaaacttatttaacgttgcgataaatattttaaatttttataaattatataagtagTTACATTGTTTTAAATCGTTTTAACGGTTtgcttaaatattcatttttttctaaagagCTCGACATGTAAATTCGAAACCTATAGCATCATTTTCTGATAGCAACCTATTGAAAATTCCATGACGCTGCTTGCATGCATATACTATATTGAAATCCATAATTTATGCGACAAGGTGCTAATTGTCAATAACGTGTAACAGAATTCGATAGGGATCGATAATATAATTAGCTATAATCTATCAATAGCGATCTCCAGAATTCAGGCGACAATAATGTGCCGAGGTATGTCTGCGTACAGCCGGATATGCGTCCGATCAGGTATTCGTACGAAAGCCGCGTTATTAACCGTATGAATCGC encodes the following:
- the LOC105282413 gene encoding chymotrypsin-1, translated to MIKLILLVISIIAKQAYCDEPEAIVGGDIATFAQFKYQVSLQSHDDHICGGTIISTRHILTAAHCVDDSFYTDDMVVVSGTNNLKSGGETHKIKCIRKHPNYTGEEKDGWKNDIAIITLEKPLKINNVQAPIPLASKDHVNGDKRGIVSGWGKTKVSGSTAVMLRWLSVNVLSLERCLRGHKNPRTNENHICTLEKVGKGACQGDSGGPLVVDGEVVGVVSWVFPCALGISDVFINVYKYLDFIKESQLMC